One window of the Deinococcus planocerae genome contains the following:
- a CDS encoding GlsB/YeaQ/YmgE family stress response membrane protein, translated as MGWIITILVGALCGWLASLIMKTDAQQGAVANILIGIVGAFLAQWIFGSLLNIGGAGAAGAGFSFWSIIWGVIGSVILIAILKALKVLR; from the coding sequence ATGGGTTGGATCATCACTATTCTGGTAGGTGCGCTGTGCGGTTGGCTCGCGAGCCTGATCATGAAGACGGACGCCCAGCAGGGTGCGGTCGCCAACATCCTGATCGGCATCGTCGGGGCCTTCCTCGCCCAGTGGATCTTCGGCAGCCTGCTCAACATCGGCGGCGCGGGTGCGGCGGGTGCGGGCTTTTCCTTCTGGAGCATCATCTGGGGTGTGATCGGCAGCGTCATCCTGATCGCCATCCTCAAGGCGCTCAAGGTCCTGCGTTAA
- the thrC gene encoding threonine synthase yields MPGLIERYREYLPVTDKTPALTLHEGNTPLIPAPRLSAHLGVDLYLKYEGLNPTGSFKDRGMVMAVAKAVEAGADTIICASTGNTSAAAAAYAARSGLKCIVLIPDGNIALGKLAQAMAYGARIVAINGNFDVALRLVRQISDEHPIALVNSVNPYRLQGQKTGAFEVVDTLGHAPDILAIPVGNAGNISAYWMGFREYHEAGKSGALPKMWGFQAEGAAPFVRNAIVDEPQTIATAIRIGNPASAHLARAAVQESGGLFDMADDDEIMHAYNLVAQEGVFCEPASATPVAGLLKMHAAGKLTPGQTVVAVLTGNGLKDPNAAMRAVEAPRGIEANMERVLESIL; encoded by the coding sequence ATGCCCGGACTCATCGAACGCTACCGCGAATATCTGCCCGTCACCGACAAGACGCCTGCCCTCACCCTGCACGAGGGGAACACGCCCCTGATCCCCGCGCCGAGGCTCAGCGCCCACCTGGGGGTGGACCTCTACCTGAAGTACGAGGGCCTGAACCCCACCGGGAGCTTCAAGGACCGCGGCATGGTGATGGCCGTCGCCAAGGCGGTCGAGGCCGGGGCCGACACCATCATCTGCGCGAGCACCGGGAACACCAGCGCCGCCGCCGCCGCGTACGCCGCCCGGTCGGGCCTGAAGTGCATCGTGCTGATCCCAGACGGCAACATCGCGCTGGGCAAGCTCGCGCAGGCGATGGCGTACGGGGCCCGGATCGTGGCGATCAACGGGAACTTCGACGTGGCGCTGAGGCTCGTGCGGCAGATCAGCGACGAGCACCCCATCGCCCTGGTGAACTCGGTGAACCCCTACCGCCTGCAAGGGCAGAAGACGGGCGCGTTCGAGGTCGTGGACACGTTGGGGCACGCGCCCGATATCCTCGCCATCCCGGTGGGAAACGCGGGCAACATCAGCGCGTACTGGATGGGCTTCCGGGAATACCACGAAGCCGGGAAGAGCGGCGCCCTGCCGAAGATGTGGGGCTTTCAGGCGGAGGGGGCCGCTCCCTTCGTCCGCAACGCCATCGTGGACGAGCCGCAGACGATTGCCACGGCCATCCGCATCGGGAATCCGGCGAGCGCCCACCTCGCGCGGGCGGCGGTGCAGGAGAGCGGCGGACTCTTCGACATGGCGGACGACGACGAGATCATGCACGCCTACAACCTCGTGGCGCAGGAGGGCGTGTTCTGCGAGCCCGCCAGCGCGACCCCGGTCGCGGGCCTGCTGAAGATGCACGCCGCCGGGAAGCTCACGCCCGGACAGACGGTCGTCGCCGTGCTGACGGGCAACGGCCTGAAGGACCCCAACGCCGCCATGCGCGCGGTCGAGGCGCCCAGGGGCATCGAGGCGAACATGGAGCGGGTGTTGGAGAGCATTCTTTGA
- the thrB gene encoding homoserine kinase: protein MTPFTVRAPASSANLGPGFDSLGLSVPLFTTLRVTPQDVTEVVPLGPELEGTPADESNYVYRAMLLAAKRVKRDLPPARVEIETEVPLARGLGSSAAALVAGIVAGNELLGRPLDDEAVLDVAAREEGHPDNVAPALFGGIVVATLDRLGTHYVRLEPPPNLGVTVLIPDFELSTSKARAVLPKEYSRADAVHALSHAALLAAALSQGRLDLLRHAMQDYIHQIWRAPLVPGLSDILEEAHRHGALGAALSGAGPTVLCFHDTREETVRLHAYLHGVMRKNRLTGRVEDFPIDTRGTVVSREPGAAPEGR, encoded by the coding sequence ATGACCCCCTTCACCGTCCGCGCACCGGCGTCGAGCGCGAACCTCGGCCCCGGCTTCGACAGCCTGGGGCTGAGCGTTCCCCTCTTCACCACGCTGCGGGTGACGCCGCAGGACGTGACGGAGGTCGTGCCGCTGGGGCCCGAGCTGGAAGGCACGCCTGCCGACGAGAGCAACTACGTCTACCGGGCGATGCTCCTCGCGGCGAAGAGAGTGAAGCGGGACCTGCCGCCCGCGCGGGTGGAGATCGAGACGGAGGTGCCGCTGGCGCGTGGGCTGGGGAGCAGCGCCGCCGCGCTCGTCGCCGGGATCGTCGCGGGCAATGAGTTGCTGGGGCGGCCCCTGGACGACGAGGCGGTGCTCGACGTGGCGGCGCGCGAGGAGGGGCACCCCGATAACGTGGCCCCGGCCCTCTTCGGCGGGATCGTGGTCGCCACGCTCGACAGGCTCGGCACGCACTACGTCCGGCTGGAACCGCCCCCGAACCTCGGCGTCACCGTGCTCATCCCCGACTTCGAGCTGTCCACGAGCAAGGCCCGCGCCGTGCTCCCCAAGGAATACAGCCGGGCGGACGCCGTGCACGCCCTCTCGCACGCCGCACTCCTAGCCGCCGCGCTCTCGCAGGGTCGCCTCGACCTCCTGCGGCACGCGATGCAGGACTACATCCACCAGATCTGGCGCGCGCCCCTGGTGCCGGGTCTCAGCGACATTCTGGAGGAGGCGCACCGGCACGGCGCCCTGGGGGCGGCCCTCAGCGGCGCGGGGCCCACGGTGCTGTGCTTCCACGACACGCGGGAGGAGACGGTGAGGCTACACGCCTACCTGCACGGCGTCATGCGGAAGAACAGGCTGACGGGGCGGGTGGAAGACTTTCCCATCGACACTCGGGGGACCGTGGTGAGTCGGGAGCCGGGCGCGGCGCCGGAGGGGCGTTAA
- a CDS encoding MMPL family transporter, which yields MRLLSRFVARHPWPVVACWVLLALLSAYPASLAPRALSANPGALKDAESTRVTTLLRERFGETDTNTALLVTRLNPPLTTPEGRATHDRFIRGLGEVEGVTRVLPGGAQGAVPTVSPDGALALTVAQIPLLEGATETLARVRAYADEAEREAGAGRLAVRVTGGQAIADDFTEFAEGDTKRSEFAALPLTALVLLLVFGALVATGLPLVIGVLSITVAMAGVYGLTRVTEVSTFAQSVVTLLGLGAGIDYALLMVNRFREELARDGDSRAAASRTVLTAGRSVLFSGLTVAIAMAALILPPIAFVRSMGLGGVLAVLLTVLASVTALPALLALLGERVNSPRLLRFTWSQNAAASGAWTAFARRVTARPWLAVGLSTLFLLVLALPARDMRTGYAGAWGLTPGVESRDALADVRDLGSGGLLSQFEVILDLEGQRYGPQERARFREVVEDLLALPGVQTVISPFLTPADLAGGSGASLGTDSLGALSLLTRRSFSADRTLLRVTVIPDRYLRADQIDPFETRLRATLAASGFPFLLGGAPIGEREFSHAITDAFPAAVLTVFAATFVLLMVAFRSLLVPLKSIVMNALTVGAAYGVVTLVVQGGFLAAPLGIPQDVGVLDSSLPLLLFAVLFGLSMDYEIFLLSRVQEEVLRGHPNDEAVVLAVGRTARIITSAAVIMFIVFCAFIAGRVVANKSIGLGLAVAVALDATLVRLVLVPAFLKIAGKWNWWLPGWLDRLLPRVSIEHHEPPAGVVVGAPLPVRSSERRAKGG from the coding sequence GTGCGTCTCCTGTCGCGGTTCGTCGCCCGTCATCCCTGGCCGGTCGTCGCCTGCTGGGTGCTGCTCGCCCTGCTCAGCGCCTACCCCGCCTCCCTCGCCCCGCGTGCCCTGAGCGCCAACCCCGGCGCCCTGAAGGATGCCGAGAGCACCCGCGTCACCACCCTGCTCCGCGAGAGGTTCGGCGAGACGGACACGAACACCGCCCTGCTGGTCACCCGCCTCAATCCGCCCCTGACCACGCCGGAGGGCCGGGCCACCCACGACCGCTTCATCCGGGGACTGGGGGAGGTCGAGGGCGTCACGCGCGTCCTGCCCGGCGGCGCGCAGGGGGCCGTGCCCACCGTGAGTCCGGACGGCGCCCTGGCCCTGACCGTCGCCCAGATTCCGCTGCTGGAGGGCGCGACCGAGACCCTGGCCCGCGTGCGCGCCTATGCCGACGAGGCCGAGCGGGAGGCGGGGGCGGGCCGACTCGCCGTGCGCGTGACGGGCGGGCAGGCCATCGCGGACGACTTCACCGAATTCGCGGAGGGCGACACCAAACGCAGCGAGTTCGCCGCCCTGCCCCTCACAGCGCTGGTCCTCCTGCTCGTCTTCGGGGCGCTCGTCGCCACCGGGCTGCCCCTGGTAATCGGCGTCCTGAGCATCACCGTGGCGATGGCGGGCGTGTACGGGCTGACGCGGGTGACGGAGGTCTCCACCTTCGCCCAGAGCGTCGTGACCCTGCTCGGCCTCGGGGCGGGGATCGACTACGCCCTGTTGATGGTCAACCGCTTCCGGGAGGAACTCGCCCGGGACGGGGACTCAAGAGCGGCGGCCTCCCGTACCGTCCTCACGGCGGGGCGCAGCGTCCTGTTCAGCGGCCTGACCGTCGCCATCGCGATGGCCGCCCTGATCCTCCCGCCCATCGCCTTCGTGCGCTCGATGGGGTTGGGAGGCGTCCTCGCCGTCCTCCTCACCGTGCTCGCCAGCGTGACCGCCCTGCCCGCCCTCCTCGCCCTGCTCGGCGAAAGGGTGAACAGCCCCCGCCTCCTGCGCTTCACCTGGAGCCAGAACGCGGCGGCCTCGGGCGCCTGGACCGCCTTCGCCCGGCGGGTGACGGCCCGGCCCTGGCTCGCGGTGGGGCTCAGCACCCTCTTCCTGCTCGTGCTCGCCCTCCCGGCCCGGGACATGCGGACGGGCTACGCGGGCGCGTGGGGCCTCACGCCGGGGGTGGAGAGCCGCGACGCACTCGCCGATGTGCGCGACCTCGGCTCGGGCGGCCTCCTCAGCCAGTTCGAGGTCATCCTCGATCTGGAGGGGCAGAGGTACGGCCCGCAGGAACGCGCCCGCTTCCGGGAGGTGGTGGAAGACCTGCTCGCCCTGCCCGGCGTGCAGACCGTGATCAGCCCTTTCCTGACGCCCGCCGACCTCGCGGGCGGGAGTGGGGCGAGCCTGGGCACGGACTCGCTCGGCGCCCTGAGCCTCCTCACCCGCCGCTCTTTCAGCGCCGACCGGACCCTGCTGCGGGTGACGGTGATTCCCGACCGATACCTGCGCGCCGACCAGATCGACCCCTTCGAGACCCGGTTGCGCGCCACCCTCGCGGCGAGCGGCTTTCCCTTCCTGCTGGGGGGAGCGCCCATCGGCGAGCGGGAGTTCAGCCACGCGATCACGGACGCCTTTCCCGCCGCCGTCCTCACCGTCTTCGCGGCGACCTTCGTGCTGCTGATGGTCGCCTTCCGCAGCCTGCTCGTGCCCCTCAAGAGCATCGTGATGAACGCGCTGACGGTGGGGGCAGCCTACGGGGTCGTCACGCTCGTGGTGCAGGGCGGTTTCCTCGCCGCGCCGCTCGGCATCCCGCAGGACGTGGGCGTGCTCGACTCCAGCCTGCCCCTCTTGCTCTTCGCGGTCCTCTTCGGCCTGAGCATGGACTACGAGATTTTCCTGCTCTCCCGCGTGCAGGAGGAGGTGCTGCGCGGCCACCCCAACGACGAGGCCGTCGTGCTCGCCGTGGGCCGCACCGCCCGGATCATCACCTCGGCGGCGGTGATCATGTTCATCGTCTTTTGCGCCTTTATCGCCGGGCGCGTCGTCGCCAACAAGAGCATCGGCCTGGGGCTGGCCGTCGCCGTGGCGCTCGACGCGACCCTCGTGCGCCTCGTCCTCGTCCCCGCCTTCCTCAAGATCGCCGGGAAGTGGAACTGGTGGCTGCCGGGGTGGCTCGACCGCCTGCTCCCGAGGGTCAGCATCGAGCACCATGAGCCGCCCGCCGGGGTTGTGGTGGGCGCTCCCCTCCCCGTGCGGAGCAGCGAGCGGCGGGCGAAGGGCGGCTGA